Proteins from a genomic interval of Undibacterium parvum:
- the miaA gene encoding tRNA (adenosine(37)-N6)-dimethylallyltransferase MiaA, translating into MLDQQIPNTKILAIMGPTASGKTAAALAIAKHTPSEIISVDSALVYREMNIGTAKPSAAELASVPHHLIDIISPAESYSVAQFLLDTKRLVTEIQHRGNLPILVGGTMMYFNALIKGLDDLPVADPSIRAKLDDEARRSGIPALHARLASIDPITAARLKPNDSQRIQRALEIYTITGVSMSTLLAQQTKAAAPFQMLALSLEPSDRSVLHQRISDRFDIMLEQGLLDEVRQLRLRGDLHANLPSMRCVGYRQAWEHLEGLCDKQQMRELGIIATRQLVKRQLTWLRSMPERIVIDCLATNPSAEILRHAELEGLIH; encoded by the coding sequence ATGCTGGACCAGCAAATTCCAAATACTAAAATCCTCGCCATCATGGGGCCAACCGCATCCGGAAAAACCGCGGCTGCGCTGGCGATCGCCAAGCATACGCCGTCAGAAATAATTTCGGTAGACTCGGCTCTGGTGTATCGCGAAATGAATATAGGAACGGCTAAGCCCAGCGCCGCCGAACTAGCATCGGTACCGCACCACCTGATCGACATTATCTCGCCAGCAGAATCGTATTCAGTCGCCCAGTTTCTGCTCGATACCAAACGTTTGGTAACAGAAATTCAGCACAGAGGAAACCTACCTATCCTGGTAGGCGGCACCATGATGTACTTTAACGCCTTAATCAAGGGCCTGGACGATTTACCAGTGGCCGATCCTAGCATACGTGCCAAGCTGGATGACGAGGCAAGGAGATCGGGCATACCAGCCTTGCATGCACGCTTAGCCAGCATAGATCCGATTACTGCAGCTAGACTAAAGCCCAACGACAGTCAACGCATACAGCGCGCGCTGGAGATTTACACCATCACTGGCGTCAGCATGTCGACACTACTGGCGCAGCAAACCAAGGCTGCAGCACCGTTTCAGATGTTGGCTTTGTCGCTGGAACCATCTGATCGCAGCGTGCTGCATCAACGCATTAGCGATCGCTTCGACATCATGCTAGAACAGGGTTTATTGGACGAAGTCCGTCAATTACGTCTACGCGGCGATCTGCATGCCAATCTGCCGTCTATGCGTTGCGTAGGCTATCGCCAGGCATGGGAACATTTAGAGGGCTTGTGTGATAAACAGCAGATGCGCGAACTCGGCATCATTGCAACCCGCCAGTTGGTTAAGCGCCAATTGACCTGGCTCCGCTCTATGCCGGAGCGCATCGTCATCGATTGCCTTGCGACAAATCCTAGTGCGGAAATTTTACGTCACGCCGAGCTAGAAGGTCTTATCCATTGA
- a CDS encoding transglycosylase SLT domain-containing protein — protein MTRNRIAPFITAALLCWSTAYAGEPNALSFSTSLGSLASNSLNTASAETQAASANYAELPSVDLSLAETDLWFRIRKGYAIPDLENQLVTNQLTWYSTRTEYIQRTVQRGSRYLFHVVEELEKRGMPTELALLPFIESAFNPQAISSAKASGMWQFMAATGRDFNLKQTMFKDDRRGVLDSTDAALNYLERLYGIFGDWQLVLAAYNWGEGSVQRAIKKQQALGLPIDFNSLSALMPAETKNYVPKLQAVKNIIAHPEQFNIALPQLDNQAYFVSVEKTRDIDVRVAAQLAELSLGEFNALNPQFNRPVITGDSKTKILLPTDNAILFKENLSKWQGPLSSWSTHTVSKTERVESLAGKLGLKPELIRETNLIPAKMMVKAGSTLLIPKSTKNLDQDISTEIAEKAQLVFEKPTPDTRKIIVKVAKKEKINVIASRYKVTVAQLMEWNKLKHETLSAGQSLQIQVPILHARGKQQNIANAHNKNIRSSSTAHTSKNIVAHAKTHRKRHG, from the coding sequence ATGACCCGAAATCGTATCGCCCCCTTTATTACCGCCGCCCTTCTATGCTGGAGTACTGCATACGCAGGAGAACCTAACGCTCTGTCGTTTTCAACATCGCTAGGCAGTCTGGCAAGTAATAGTTTGAATACAGCTAGCGCAGAGACACAAGCAGCTAGTGCCAACTACGCAGAATTACCATCTGTGGATCTGTCCTTGGCCGAGACTGACCTGTGGTTCCGCATCCGCAAAGGCTATGCGATTCCAGACCTGGAAAATCAATTAGTCACGAATCAACTCACCTGGTATAGCACGCGTACCGAGTATATACAGCGCACCGTACAACGTGGTTCTCGCTATCTTTTTCATGTTGTCGAAGAACTAGAGAAGCGCGGCATGCCAACAGAACTGGCGCTATTACCCTTTATCGAGTCGGCATTTAATCCGCAAGCTATATCCAGCGCTAAAGCATCCGGCATGTGGCAATTTATGGCAGCCACTGGGCGCGATTTCAATCTTAAACAGACCATGTTTAAGGACGATAGACGGGGCGTGCTTGACTCTACCGACGCAGCCCTCAATTACTTAGAACGCTTGTATGGTATTTTCGGAGACTGGCAGTTAGTGTTAGCCGCCTACAATTGGGGTGAGGGTTCGGTACAGCGCGCCATCAAGAAACAACAAGCACTGGGACTCCCCATCGATTTTAATAGCCTGTCGGCCTTAATGCCTGCAGAAACCAAGAACTACGTGCCCAAATTGCAGGCTGTTAAAAATATTATTGCTCACCCTGAGCAGTTTAATATCGCCTTGCCGCAATTGGATAATCAGGCTTACTTCGTCAGTGTTGAAAAAACTCGTGACATTGATGTCCGGGTTGCGGCACAGCTGGCCGAATTATCGCTAGGTGAATTCAATGCCTTGAATCCACAATTTAATCGGCCAGTGATTACTGGTGATAGTAAGACTAAAATATTACTCCCCACCGACAATGCGATTCTTTTCAAAGAAAATCTCAGTAAATGGCAGGGACCTTTATCGTCTTGGTCGACCCATACGGTGAGCAAGACCGAGCGCGTCGAATCATTGGCAGGCAAGTTAGGTTTAAAACCTGAATTGATACGAGAAACCAATTTAATTCCGGCCAAGATGATGGTGAAAGCAGGATCTACATTGTTGATACCGAAATCAACGAAAAATTTAGATCAAGATATTTCAACAGAGATTGCAGAGAAAGCCCAATTAGTCTTTGAAAAACCAACACCAGACACTAGAAAAATTATTGTCAAAGTGGCTAAGAAGGAAAAGATCAATGTGATTGCAAGCCGCTATAAAGTCACTGTTGCACAATTAATGGAATGGAATAAGCTGAAACACGAAACCCTTAGCGCGGGACAAAGCCTGCAGATTCAAGTACCTATTCTGCACGCAAGAGGCAAGCAACAAAATATCGCTAACGCGCACAACAAAAACATTCGATCAAGTTCGACCGCACATACAAGCAAAAACATAGTGGCGCATGCGAAGACACATAGAAAACGTCATGGTTAA